Within Deinococcus actinosclerus, the genomic segment TCCATGCTGCAGCTGGTGTCGCTGGGCGGCCTGACCGCCGCCGCGCTCGTCACGTACCTGGAACTGAAGCTGGGCATCAGCATGTTCAACCCCGGTATCGGCGGCGTGCCCGTCATGTTCCAGCAGTTCTTCTGGTTCTACTCGCACCCGGCGGTGTACGTGATGCTGCTGCCCTACCTGGGCATCGGCGCGGAGATCGCCAGCACCATGGCCCGCAAGCCGCTGTTCGGCTACCGCGTGATGGTCTACTCGATCCTGGGGATCGTGCTCGTCAGCCTGCTGGTGTGGGTGCACCACATGTTCGCCGTGGGCCTGCCCGAGGCGTGGCAGATCGCGTTCATGATCGCCACCCTGATCGTGGCGGTTCCGACCGGCGTGAAGATCTTCAACCTGATCGGCACCCTGTGGGGCGGGCGGATCATCATGAAGACCCCCACCTACTGGCTGGTGGGCTTCATCTTCAACTTCCTGATCGGCGGGATCACCGGCGTCTCGCTGGGCCTGATTCCCTTCGACTACCAGGTCACGATGTCGTACTACGTGGTGGCGCACTTCCACAACGTGATGATGTTCGGCACCGCGTTCCTGGCGATGGGCGGCCTGTACTACTGGTGGCCCAAGATGACCGGCCGCTTCCTGAACGAGAAGCTGGGCCTGGCGCACTTCTGGCTGTTCATGATCGGCTCGTGGATGACCTTCCTGCCCCAGTACATCCTGGGTCTGCTGGGCATGCCCCGCCGGTACTACACCTACCCCGCCGGGAACTTCGCCTGGACGGAACTGAACTTCATCTCCACCCTGGGCGCCCTGACCCTGCTGGCCGGCGGCGTCGTGTGGGTGTGGAACATGCTTCAGAGCTTCCGTCAGCCCGCCACGGCCTCCCCCAACCCCTGGGGCGGCTTCACGCTGGAGTGGACGGCGGACAGCCCGCCCAAGCCCTACAACTTCGCGCACGACTTCCCCACCACCTTCCCCACCGAGCGTCCCCTGTACGACTGGGAGCAGAGCGGTGAGACCCTCACGCCGGTGGACCCCAAGAGCATTCACCTGCCGCAGGACAGCATCTGGCCGTTCATGACCGCCGTGGGCCTGCTGCTGATGGGTTACGGCCTGAGCTTCGGCTGGTTCACGAACTACCACCCGGGCACCGGCCTGCAGCCCTTCGCGGACGCGAGCTTCGCGTTCAAGCTGGCCACGGTCGTGCTGTACCTCAGCTTCCCGGTGTTCCTGTACAGCCTGTTCAAGTGGGCGGGCACCCGTGAATACGCCGTGCCGGTCGCGCACCACCACCTGACCAAGTACGACAACGGCTTCATGGGCATGGCCTGGTTCATCATCAGCGAAGTCGGCCTGTTCGGCGTGCTGATCGCCGGGTACGTGTACCTGCGCGTGTCGGGCTTCGCCGAGCCGCCCGCGCTGCGCCCGAACATCTGGCTGGCTGCGCTGAACACCCTGATCCTGGTCAGCTCCTCGTTCGTGATTCACCGCGCCGAGCAGGACAACCACCACGGCAAGCTCACCCGCTTCCGCCTGGGTCTGTTCGTCACGCTGGTGCTGGGCGCGCTGTTCATGCTGTTCCAGGTGTACGAGTTCAGCCTGTTCGGTGTGGAAAGCGACTGGAAGCAGAACCTGTGGCAGGCGTGCTTCTTCACCATCGTGGGTCTGCACGGTCTGCACATCCTGATCGGCGGCACCGGCGTCGCCCTCCCTTACTACCAGTCCATGACCGGCAAGATGGACAAGTACAACCACGGCTCCATCACCCCCGCCAGCCTGTACTGGCACCTGGTGGACGTGGTGTGGCTGCTGATCGTTGCGATCTTCTACGCCTGGTAACACCCGGCACAAGGCAGAGGGGGGCGCCTGCGAGGGCGTCCCTTTCGCGTTGTCGGGGCAGGGCAGTGGTCGTGCGTCGGCCTCCGGGGGACACGTCACCCCGCGCCTCTCCCCTACCCTGCGGGCATGACGGGTGTCTCGAGATGGGTGACGGCGGCGCTGCTGGTGGTCGCGGCGGTGCTGGGCGGGTTACTGGTGATGCGGCGGGCCGCGCCGGGCGTGACGGCCGGTGAGGCGCTGGACGCTCCGAAGGCACTTCCGGCGCTGGCGCTGGTGAACGACCGGGGCCAGGCGACGACGCTGGCCGCCTCGGACGGGCGGATGCGGCTGGTGTTCTACGGGTTCGTGCGCTGCCCGGACGTGTGCCCGGCGACGCTGGCGAGCCTGAAGAACATGTACGCGGCGCTGAGCCCCGAGCAGCGGTCGCGGGTGCAGGTGCAGTTCATCACGGTGGACCCCGGGCACGACACGCCCGGCGTGATGCGCGAGTACCTGAACCGCTTCGATCCGGCGTTCACCGGCCTGACCGGGAAGCCGGGGACGATCGACGCAGCGGCGCGGGAGATGTTCGTGGCGAACGTGGCTCCGATGCCCGCAGAGGACCACAGCGCGCATATGGACATGGAGCAGGGGAAGACGTCCAGTGGCGCGGCGAATGCCGTCCAGGTGGGCGCGGCGGCGTCGGTGGCGGCGCGCATTCATGGGGATCAGGTGAGTGTCGTGGACGGTCAGGGCCGTTTCGTGCGGGTGTACGGGAACCTGGACGTGGTGGGCGGTGACCTGGAGCGGGATCTACCGGGGCTGATCCGCCAGTACGCGGGGCGCTGAGGCTGAAACCGCCCCGGCGTATTCCGTTGACAGCGAACTTGCGCTAGACTCTCTGTTATGACTGAACCGCTCGACGCGGCCCTGCGGCCCAAGACCCTGACGGACTACGTCGGGCAGGCGCGACTGAAGGAGAAACTCGGCGTGTACCTCCAGGCCGCGCGCGGCCGCAAGGAGGCGCTCGACCACACCCTGCTGTTCGGCCCGCCCGGGCTGGGCAAGACCACCCTGGCGCACATCATCGCGCACGAACTGGGCGTGAACATCCGCGTGACCTCCGGCCCGGCCATCGAGAAACCCGGCGATCTCGCCGCGATCCTCACGAACAGCCTCGAAGAAGGCGACGTGCTGTTCATTGACGAGATCCACCGCCTGGGCCGCGTCGCGGAGGAGCACCTGTACCCCGCGATGGAGGACTTCAAGCTGGACATCGTGCTGGGGCAGGGTCCGGCCGCGCGCACCATCGAGCTGCCGCTGCCGCGCTTCACGCTGGTCGGCGCGACCACCCGCCCGGGCCTGATCACGGCGCCCATGCGCAGCCGCTTCGGGATCATCGAGCACCTCGAGTACTACACGCCCGACGAGATCGGCGTGAACTTGTTACGCGACGCCCGCCTGCTGGGCTTCGGGCTGGACGAGGAGGCGGCCGTCGAGATCGGCGCCCGGGCGCGCGGCACCATGCGCATCGCCAAGCGGCTGCTGCGGCGCGTGCGCGACTACGCCGACGTGGCGGGCGAGACGACCATCGGCCTGCCCCGCGCGCAGGACGCGCTGGACAAGCTGGGCCTGGACAGCGCGGGTCTGGACGACCGCGACAAGAAGTACCTGGAAACCCTGATCCACCGCTTCGCGGGCGGCCCGGTCGGCGTGGACACACTGGCCACCGCGATCAGCGAGGACAGCCTGACCCTGGAGGACGTGTACGAGCCGTACCTGATCCAGCTGGGCTTCATCAAGCGCACGCCCCGGGGTCGCGTGGCCACCGCGCACGCCTACGACCACCTGGGCCTCCCGGTCAGCGGTGACCACGACCTCGGGTTCTACGCGAACTGACCCGCATAGCCCTCTCTTCACCTCGCCTTCAGGTCCGGTCACGCTGTCCTCAAGCTCCCATCAGACGCGCCCCATAGTCTGATGGGATGCTGGACGTTTTCTGGGGTCTGGGAGGCATGGCCGTACTGATCGGCCTGGGCCTCCTCCTGAGTGTGAACCGCCGCGCCGTGAACTGGCGCACCGTGGGACTGGCGCTGCTGCTGCAGATCGCCTTCGGACTGATCGTGCTGCGCTGGCCGCTGGGCCGCCGGGCGCTGGACGCCGTGTCGGGCGCCGTGCAGGGCGTCGTGAACAACGCGCAGCAGGGCATCAATTTCGTGTTCGGGAACCTGACGAACGGGCAGCTGGAGGGCGCGGGGTTCATCTTCGCGTTCGGCGTGCTGCCCATCATCGTGTTCTTCAGCGCGCTGATCGCCGTGCTGTACCACCTGGGCGTCATGCAGGCGGTCGTGCGCTTCCTGGGCGGCGGCCTGAGCCGCCTGCTGCAGACGAGCCGCGGGGAGAGCCTGTCGGCCACCGCGAACATCTTCGTGGGGCAGACCGAGGCGCCGCTGGTCGTGCGGCCCTTCATCGACCGCATGACCCGCTCGGAACTGTTCGCGGTGATGGTCGGCGGACTGGCCAGCGTGGCCGGCAGCGTGCTCGTGGGGTACTCGCTGCTGGGCGTGCGGCTGGACTACCTGATCGCCGCGTCGTTCATGGCCGCGCCCGCCGGGCTGCTCATGGCGAAACTGATTTTCCCGGAGACCGAACCCACCCAGGACTACAAGGGCGATATTCCCGAGGACCCGGAGGGCCGGCCCGTGAACGTGATCGACGCGGCGGCGCGCGGCGCGAGCAGCGGCCTGGGCCTCGCGCTGAACGTCGGGGCGATGCTGATCGCGTTCATCGGCCTGATCGCGCTGCTGAACGCCATCATCGGGCAGCTGGGCGGGCTGGCGGGCCTGCCGGACCTGAGCATCCAGCTGCTGCTGGGCTACCTGTTCGCGCCGCTGGCGTTCCTGATCGGCGTGCCGTGGGAGGCCGCCACGACCGCCGGGAGTTTCATCGGGCAGAAGCTCGTCACGAACGAGTTCGTGGCCTTCGTGGAATTCGCCCAGACCCTCAAGGCGGGCAGCGTGACGCCCAAGGTGGAGGCCATCGTGACCTTCGCGCTGTGCGGCTTCGCGAACCTGTCGAGCCTCGCGATCCTGCTGGGCGGCCTGGGCAGCCTCGCCCCCAGCCGCCGCGCCGACATCGCCCAGCTGGGCCTGCGCGCCGTGGCCGCCGGGACGCTCGCGAACCTGCTGAGCGGCACCCTGGCCGGGATGCTCCTCGCCTGAACCCGCCCCCCCATCCGGCTGCGGGTGGGGGTCTCACGCGGCGCCCGGCAGCGCTGCCTCTACACTTGGGGCATGAGTGAGTTGCAGGTGCAGGTGTTCGGCACGCGCAAGAGCAAGGAAACCCGCGCCGCCGAGCGCTTCTTCAAGGAACGTAAGATCAAGATCCATTTCGTGGACCTGAAGGAGCGGCCCATCGCCAAGGTGGAGCTCAGCCGCTTCGTGCAGAAGTTCGGCCTGAACGCCCTGCTGGACCTGGAGGGCAAGGCGTACGAGCGCAGCAACCTTGCGTACCTGCGCACCACCGAGGACGGCGTGATCGCCAGGATCATCGACGATCCGGAGCTGCTGCGGCTGCCACTGGTGCGCGCCGGGAAGCACCTGACCGTCGGCGAGGACCCCGACGGCTGGAAGGCGCTGGTCGCGGGGGGCTGACCGGGGCGCCCTAACGCCCCCCGCTGACGTCGAGGGTGGTGCCGGTCACGTACGCCGCCTGCGGCGAGAGCAGCCAGAGGACGGCCTGCGCGACCTCGTCGGGCGTGCCGCCGCGGCCCAGGGGGACGCTGCCCGCGAGGCGCGCCACGCGCTGCGGTTCGCCGCCCAGCGCGTGGATAGCAGTGTCGATCAGGCCGGGGCGCACGCCGCACACGCGGACGCCCTCGGCGGCGACCTCGCGGGCCAGGCCGACGGTCAGGGTGTCCACGGCGCCCTTCGAGGCGGCGTAGTCCACGTACTCGCCGCCCGAGCCGAGCACGGCCGCGCGGGAGGAGACGTTCACGATCACGCCGCCCGGCCCGCCGTGCCGGGTGGAGAGCCGCCGGACAGCCGCGCCCGCGCAGAGGAACGCACCGATCACGTTCGTGGTGAGCACCCGCTGGAGCCGCGCCGCGTCGAGTTCGTCCACACGCGCCTGCCGTTCCAGCGTCCCGGCGTTGTTCACCAGGGCGTGCAGGCCGCCCAGTCCGGTCTGCACGGTGTCGAAGAGGCGTTCCACGTCCCCGGCGTCCCCCACGTCGGCCTGGACTGCCAGCGCGCGGCCCCCGGCGGCCTCGATCTCCTGGACGATCCCGGCAGCGGCGGCGGCGTCCTGGCGGTAGCTCAGGCCCACCGCGTACCCGGCCTGCGCGGCGAGGCGGGCGGTGGCCGCGCCGATGCCCCGGCTGCCACCCGTGATCAGCACGGTCTTCATGTGCGCGCCGGGCCGTACGTGAGCAGGAGGACGCCCGCGCCCAGGTCCCGCGTGGCGAGCAGGGGCAGGGGCAGGTGCTCCAGTGTGTCGAAGAGCCGTTTGCCGCGCCCCAGCACGAGCGGGAAGACCATCAGGCGCAGTTCGTCTACCAGTCGGTGCCTCAGGAGCGTCTGCGCGAGGGTGCCGCTGCCGTACACGAGCAGCGGGCCGCCCGGCTGAGCCTTCAGGGCCTGCACGTCGGCCACCACGTCCGGCCCCAGCGCGGTGGCGTTCCACGCCAGCGGGCCGGGACGGGAGGTCGCCACGTACTTGGGCAGGGCGTTCATGCGGTCCGCGAACGCACCGGTCGCGGTCGGCCAGTACGCGGCGAATTCCTCGTAGGTGGTGCGGCCCAGCAGCAGCGCGCCGCTGGCAAACAGCTCGTCGCGTTTGAACGGCCCGTCGTCCGGGTCGTAGGGCGCGCGCCACGGCGAGTGTTCCTCGTACACGCCGTCCAGGGACACGAATTCGGTGACGATCAGGGGGCGCACGCCTTACCTCCTTAAGCGGGTTCGATGCGGATGCGGGTGTTGTGGAAGGTGCTGCCGCCCCCCAGGTCGGTGAGGGTCTGCGCGGTGAGCTCGTTGATGCTGCGCCCGTCCGGCGCGCTGAGGCCCCACCACGTACCCTCCAGGATGGCCGCGCCGGGCTGCGCGGCGTCCGTGACCTTCACGCGGCGCTGCACGCTGCCGATCTCGCTGGTCAGCGTGGCGAGCGCCCCGTCGGTCACGCCGGACGCCTGCGCGTCACCTGGGTGCAGCAGCAGGTGCGGCTCGCCCCCCTCGGCGCGGTTGAGGTTCGCCAGATTCCCGTAGGTACTGTTCAGGAAGTGATGCGCGGGCGGCGTGAGCAGCCGCACCGGGTACTCGGCGTTCAGGCCCGCCAGGGGCTCACGGTGCGCGGGCGCGGGGCTGAGCTGCACCTTCCCGCTGGGCGTCTCCGCGCCGTGCGCGTACGGCAGGAACCCGTCGGGGAGGTTCAGGCGGACGCTGCCCTCGGCCTTCAATCTCTCGGGGGTGATGCCCGCCACGAGGGGGTGGTCACTGGCCAGCAGCTCCTCCAGCAGCTCGTCCACCGTCCAGTACACACTGGGTTCGGTGACGCCTAGGCGGCGCGCGAGTTCCTGGAACACCCAGGAGTTCGGCCGCGCCTCGCCGGGGGCGTCCAGCGTGGCGGGGTTGTACCCCAGGTAGTGGTGGCCGTAGCTGGTGTACACGTCGGCGTGCTCGGCGAAGGTCGTGGCGGGCAGCAGGTAGTCGGCCAGCCGCGCCGTCTCGGTCATGGCCTGTTCCAGCACGACGACCAGCAGGTCGTCGCGTTGCAGGCCCGCGCGGACCCGCCCGGCGTCCGGGGCGACCACGGCGGGGTTGCAGTTGTAGATGAACGTGGCCCCGAAGCCCCGTTCCGGGCGCAGGGCGGCGGCGTACTCGTTCATGTTCACGCGCGCCGCGTCCGGGCGGATCAGGTGCGCGGCTCCCAGCCGGGTACGGTTCAGCCGGAACGCGCCGCTGTTGCTCAGGGTGCAGCCCCCACCCCGGTGCCGCCAGTCCCCCGTCAGCGCGGGGATCAGCGTCACGGCGCGGAGGTTCGTGCCGCCGTGCTCGTGGCGGGTCATGCCGTACCCCACCCGGAAGTACGTGGGCCGCGTCGTGCCGACCGCGCGGGCGAACGCACGGATCACGTCCGCGTCCAGCCCGGTGACCTCGGCGGTGCGCTCGGGCGTCCACTCGCGGGCCGCCTCGCGCAGCTCCCCCACGCCGGTGGTCGCCTCGGCGATGTACGCCTCGTCCGTCCAGCCGTGCGCGAACAGCTCGTGCATCACGCCCAGCGCCAGCGCGGCGTCCGTGCCGGGAATGATCTTCAGGTGCTCGTCCGCGAAGGCCGCCGTGCGGTTGCGGTACGGGTCCACGCACACGATCCGCGCCCCGGCCTTGCGGGCCGCCGTCAGGTGCGGCGTCAGGTGACTGTTCGTACTCAGGGAATTGATGCCCCACAGCACGATCAGCCGCGCGTGCGCCACGTCCGCCGGGTCCACCCCGAAGCGCGTGCCGTAACCCAGGCTCCAGGCCTCGGTGCCCGCCGTGGCGCAGATCGTCTCGTCCAGTTCCGGGGCGCCCAGCGCGCGGAACAGCGCATGCACGTGCGTGCCCTCCATCAGGCCCATCGTGCCCGCGTAGTTGTAGCGCAGGATGCTGCCGGGCCCGCGCGTGTCCAGCAGGGTGCGCAGGCGCGCGGCGATGTCGTCCAGCGCCTCGTCCCAGGTCACGCGCGCCCAGACCGGCTCGGCCTCCGTCTTCGCGTTCACGCGTTTCAGGGGGTACAGCGGCCGGTCCGGGTGGTTCGCGCGGGCCGGGTAATGCACGGTCTTGGCGCACGCGAAGCCCCTCGTGATCGGGTGGGCGGCGTCCCCCGTCACCTTCAGCATCCGCTCCGGGCCGCCCGGCGCGTCGCGGCCCACCGTCACCTTCAGGCGGCAGGCGTCCGGGCAGTCCAGCGGGCAGGTGAGCAGCACATCACGCGAAAGGGAGTCGGGCGCGGTCATACCGCGAGGATACCCGCCCCCACCCCTGCACCGGGAGGGCCGGTTCAGGCGGACGGAGGCGGTGAGGTGGCGGTCACGGGAACGCCCGCCACTCCCCTTCCGAGATGACCTGGGTCACGCCGTCCACCACTTGCAGGGCGCTCTGGTCGTCCAGGGCGTAGGCGGGCCCGCCGATCTGCGCGGCCCACGCCTCGGCGTTCGCCATGCGGTTGTCGGGGAAGTCGGGGTAGTTCAGGTGCGGGAAGATCGGGACGTCCACGAGGCCCAGCCCGCGGTCGTCGCCGTCCGCCCCGGCCCACGAGACGAACTGTGAACCGATGCGGGGCGTCAGGGCCATGCTGCCCGCGCTCACGCCCACCCAGACGGTGTCCTTCAGCTCGGGGAGCAGGTCGGCCAGTCCGGTCTGCCGCAGCCAGTGGGTCAGGAACGCTGCGTCGCCGCCGTCCACGAGGAGCACGTCGGCGGCGCGCACCCACGCCTCCCACTGCTCGCGGGGCCGGTGCGGCAGGGCCAGGAGTTCCAGCAGGCCCACGCTGGCCCAGCCCAGGTCCACCATCGGGGCGGGGCTGCGTCCGGCGACGAAGCGCCACGCGCTGCCGGGCGTGCACCAGGGGTGGCCGTGCTGCGCGGTGGGAATGCACAGCGCGTGACACTCGGCGGTGGGTCTGCCCAGCCTCTCGACCAGCGCGGCGTGGATGCTGGCGTTCGTGACGCCGCCGGAGGTCAGCAGCAGTTTCATCCGCCCGCCGCTGCGGTGCGGGTCACGTCGTACACGCTGAGCACGTTCCCGGACCCGGGGAAGGTCTCCGAGCGGATCAGGCGGAACTGCACCGGGGGGCGGCCCGTGAACAGCGGCGTGCCGCCGGGCCCGGCCAGCAGCGGGAAGGTGGTCAGGTGCAGTTCGTCCACCAGTCCGCGGGCCAGCAGGTCGTTCCACAGCAGGCGGCTCAGGAGGATCAGCAGCGGCCCGCCCGGCTGGCCCTTCAGGGTGCGGACGGTGTCGGGCGCGTCGGCCACGCGGACGGCGCGGGCGTTCGGGAAGGCGGTCAGGTCGTCGGGGGTCAGGTGGTCGGACACGATGACCACCTCGATCTGCGCGATGCGGCGCGCGAAGGCCCGGCGGACGTCGGTCGCGCCCGGATCGGTCAGGACGCCCTGCCAGTAGCGCAGGTTGTTCCGCGCGGACTCGCGCCCGGCCAGCAGCAGCGTGCCCGCGCGCTCCAGCAGCGAGAGCGTGGCGTGATCGAACCCGTCGTCGGCGTGGTAGTCGGGGTGCTGGTACTCGAACAGCGGCGCGAGGGTGCGAGTGGCGTCCTCGTAGCAGCCGTCCAGCGTGACGAAATTACAGACGATCAGGGGACGCATGCGGGGGGCACCTCCGACATTCAGGGGCGGGCGGTGATCTGCTGGACACTCCAGCCGTTGCCGTCGGGGTCCTGGAAGGACAGGAAGCCCACGAAGTTCAGGTCGTCGTCGGGCGTGGCGGGGCGGGGGGTGGGGCCGCCGCGCACCTGCATGTCGGAGACGGGCACGCCGCGCGCGAGCAGTTCGGCGTGCGCGGCGCGCAGGTCGTTCACGACGAGCTGCATGCCCCGGAGGGTGCCCGGCGGCATGGGCCGCAGCGCGGAGCCGATCACGACGCTGCACCCGGAGCCGCGCGGCGTGAACTGGATGAGGCGCTGGCCGCCGCGCACGGTGTCGTGGTCGACGTGAAAGCCCAGCCCGTCGGCGTAGAAGGCGCGGGCGCGGTCGAGGTCCGTGACGGGCACCACGATGACTTCCAGGGTCCAGTTCATGCCGGGAGGTTCACCTGCCAGGACACGCCGTGCGGGTCGTTCAGCCACGCGAAGCGGACACTGAAGCCGTAGTCGTCGGGGGGCATGAGGTACTCGCCGCCCGCGCCGAGCGCGCCGCACACCCGGTCGAATTCCTCACGGGTGTCGCAGTCGAGGAACAGCGACGTGGACGGCGTGAACGTGAACGCGTGCGGGACGGGCGAGTCGGTGACGCGCACGCGCTGCCCGCTCAGCTCCAGTTCGGCCATCTGCACGCGGCCTTCCGGGGTGTCCTGGCGGTGCAGGAGGCGCGCGCCAGGCAGGGTCAGGTACAGCGCCAGGGCGGGCGCGGCCTGTCCCTGGAACATCAGAAACGGGGTGACGGCGCGCATCAGCCGGGCTGGGGGAGGACGTTCATCATCCAGTGGTGCCCGTAGCGGTCGGTGAGCTGCCCGAAGGTGCCGCCCCAGAACGAGGGGCTCAGGGGGTGCGTGACCGCGCCGCCCTGAGAGAGCGAGCCGAAGACCTGCCGGGCGTGCCCCAGGTCGTGGGTGGTCAGCGCCAGGGTGACGCTGTGGGTGCGGCCCACGTCCTCGGTCATGTCCGAGGCGCTCAGAGTCAGGGCGCCGCTCGTGAGGCTGCCGTGCAGGATGAACTCCTGCATGTGCGCCGGGATCTGCGCGGCGACCGGGGAGTCCGCGACGGTCATGAGGTCCAGGGTGCCGCCCAGGCAGGACCGGTAGAACTCCAGGGCCTCGCGGGCCTGTCCATCAAAGCCAAGGTAGGGGTGCAGGGTGAACATGGGTGACCTCCAGGGATCAGGTGTGCGTGAGGCTGGCCAGGACGGCCTGGATGCGGCGGGTGCGGGTCGCGTCTGCCCTGGCCGTCTCGACCTGCCGGGCGTGTTCCCGCTGGCGGCTGGGGCTGAGCTGGCTGAAGGCGTCCCGGGCGCCGGGCTGCGCGTCGAGGGCGGATTGCAGGTCGGTGGGGAGGGTCACCTCGCGTGGGGCGGCGTCGGGCGTCAGGGTGACGGTCACGGTGTCCCCGGCATTCAGACCGGCAGCGGCGCGGTGTTCGGCACTGACGGGCAGCAGGGTCTGTCCCCCCATGACGCCCAGGGTGGAACGGTAGCTGTGCGTGCCGTTCAGGGTGACGTGGACGGACGGGCGGCGGCCCGAGTTCAGTTCTGTGATGACGTGCTCGGGGACGCTCAGGCCGGTGGCGGTCTTGCCGTGCAGAGTCAGGGTGGCGGTGAACGTGGGCATGAGCGCTCCTGTGGTGTGCGGGGGACGGGGCAGTGGGGGGCCCGCCTGCGATCTGCGGCAGGTGTGGCGGGCGTCCGCCACGCCACCGCCCCACCAACGAATACCTACGAATGATTTAGCCTACAGCAGAACACATTGGAATGCAAGTCGCTATTTGATCGCAGTCAAGCCGGGAACCGGATAACGCAGTCTCCTCGCTCCAGCCATAGCCTTCAGAGGCCCTGAAGATGACCCTCAAGACCTCTGCCATTGGGTATGCCACTCGCCCCGCCACGCACCCGACATCTGCGGCGGTGACCGCTGCTGGACGCCCTACTTCAGGATGCCGCGGTCCACGAAGGCCGCCTTCACCGTGGCGGCCGCCTGGGCGCCGTACATCACCTGCGCGGTGTCCACGGTGTGCTGCGCGGCCGCCGCGAAGGTGGTGTCGGGTGCAAAGCGGAACTGCGCGTTGATGATGATCCGGTCGGCCTTGCGGACGTCCTTCAGCCCCTGGCGGATGTCCCACAGCGCGCGGGACCAGATCTCCCCGTCGGCGTGCACCTCGCCGCGCACGTCCTGCGGGTACTTCTTGTCCGTGTCGGTGCGGCGGATGCAGTGCGGCGCGCTGGTGTACGAAGTGCTGTCCCAGTCCATCAGGCACGGCAGGGGCGTCCTGACCGGCGCTCCGTTGGCCCGGGCCACCGAATCGGCCACCGTCAGCGCGAGGTAATCCCCGAACGCCTCGCCGATGCTCCCGGCTTCCAGGCTGGTCCCGAAGCCCGGCACCTGCGCGTTGTGCACCGCGTGCCCGTACTCGTGCACGATGACCTCGCCGTCCTCGGCGTCGTCCACGCCGCCCTTGCCCAGGCGGATGATGTCGGGCTGGTCGTTCTGGTACGAGTTGTCGATCCCGTACTGGCTGACCTTCAGCGCCTGCTGCCGCCTGTTCACGGGCGGCAGTTCGCTGCCGAAGCCCAGCGACTGGATGTACTTCTGCGCCTCGGTCACCCAGAAGTACGCCATGACCTGCTCGAAGCCGTCCTGATCGCGGGTGAAGTTAAACGGTCCGCTGCCGTACACGGGCGTGCCGGTCTCCGTGACGACCTTCGCGTAGTCGCCGCTCAGGTACCCGCTGCCGTCGAGGTTCGTCAGGGTGACGGGGTAGTACGCGCTGGCGGGCACG encodes:
- a CDS encoding SDR family oxidoreductase, with translation MKTVLITGGSRGIGAATARLAAQAGYAVGLSYRQDAAAAAGIVQEIEAAGGRALAVQADVGDAGDVERLFDTVQTGLGGLHALVNNAGTLERQARVDELDAARLQRVLTTNVIGAFLCAGAAVRRLSTRHGGPGGVIVNVSSRAAVLGSGGEYVDYAASKGAVDTLTVGLAREVAAEGVRVCGVRPGLIDTAIHALGGEPQRVARLAGSVPLGRGGTPDEVAQAVLWLLSPQAAYVTGTTLDVSGGR
- a CDS encoding cbb3-type cytochrome c oxidase subunit I, yielding MTVQHAPVQESGARPGLWAVLKDYMMTTDHKKIGTLYISTSILGFAIAGILAVLIRLQLAVPDNTFLVGNTYNQVLTMHAALMIFFFLIPIGLFGFGNWFLPLQLGVRDVALPRVNTFAVWLFIFSLILVVLGLANGGAPGVGWTFYYPLSVDANQTGVAVLMVALTLNGIASLLGSANFAATVVNMRAPGMSLWQMPVFAWSIFATSMLQLVSLGGLTAAALVTYLELKLGISMFNPGIGGVPVMFQQFFWFYSHPAVYVMLLPYLGIGAEIASTMARKPLFGYRVMVYSILGIVLVSLLVWVHHMFAVGLPEAWQIAFMIATLIVAVPTGVKIFNLIGTLWGGRIIMKTPTYWLVGFIFNFLIGGITGVSLGLIPFDYQVTMSYYVVAHFHNVMMFGTAFLAMGGLYYWWPKMTGRFLNEKLGLAHFWLFMIGSWMTFLPQYILGLLGMPRRYYTYPAGNFAWTELNFISTLGALTLLAGGVVWVWNMLQSFRQPATASPNPWGGFTLEWTADSPPKPYNFAHDFPTTFPTERPLYDWEQSGETLTPVDPKSIHLPQDSIWPFMTAVGLLLMGYGLSFGWFTNYHPGTGLQPFADASFAFKLATVVLYLSFPVFLYSLFKWAGTREYAVPVAHHHLTKYDNGFMGMAWFIISEVGLFGVLIAGYVYLRVSGFAEPPALRPNIWLAALNTLILVSSSFVIHRAEQDNHHGKLTRFRLGLFVTLVLGALFMLFQVYEFSLFGVESDWKQNLWQACFFTIVGLHGLHILIGGTGVALPYYQSMTGKMDKYNHGSITPASLYWHLVDVVWLLIVAIFYAW
- a CDS encoding ArsC/Spx/MgsR family protein, with the translated sequence MSELQVQVFGTRKSKETRAAERFFKERKIKIHFVDLKERPIAKVELSRFVQKFGLNALLDLEGKAYERSNLAYLRTTEDGVIARIIDDPELLRLPLVRAGKHLTVGEDPDGWKALVAGG
- the ruvB gene encoding Holliday junction branch migration DNA helicase RuvB → MTEPLDAALRPKTLTDYVGQARLKEKLGVYLQAARGRKEALDHTLLFGPPGLGKTTLAHIIAHELGVNIRVTSGPAIEKPGDLAAILTNSLEEGDVLFIDEIHRLGRVAEEHLYPAMEDFKLDIVLGQGPAARTIELPLPRFTLVGATTRPGLITAPMRSRFGIIEHLEYYTPDEIGVNLLRDARLLGFGLDEEAAVEIGARARGTMRIAKRLLRRVRDYADVAGETTIGLPRAQDALDKLGLDSAGLDDRDKKYLETLIHRFAGGPVGVDTLATAISEDSLTLEDVYEPYLIQLGFIKRTPRGRVATAHAYDHLGLPVSGDHDLGFYAN
- a CDS encoding dihydrofolate reductase family protein; protein product: MRPLIVTEFVSLDGVYEEHSPWRAPYDPDDGPFKRDELFASGALLLGRTTYEEFAAYWPTATGAFADRMNALPKYVATSRPGPLAWNATALGPDVVADVQALKAQPGGPLLVYGSGTLAQTLLRHRLVDELRLMVFPLVLGRGKRLFDTLEHLPLPLLATRDLGAGVLLLTYGPART
- a CDS encoding NupC/NupG family nucleoside CNT transporter codes for the protein MLDVFWGLGGMAVLIGLGLLLSVNRRAVNWRTVGLALLLQIAFGLIVLRWPLGRRALDAVSGAVQGVVNNAQQGINFVFGNLTNGQLEGAGFIFAFGVLPIIVFFSALIAVLYHLGVMQAVVRFLGGGLSRLLQTSRGESLSATANIFVGQTEAPLVVRPFIDRMTRSELFAVMVGGLASVAGSVLVGYSLLGVRLDYLIAASFMAAPAGLLMAKLIFPETEPTQDYKGDIPEDPEGRPVNVIDAAARGASSGLGLALNVGAMLIAFIGLIALLNAIIGQLGGLAGLPDLSIQLLLGYLFAPLAFLIGVPWEAATTAGSFIGQKLVTNEFVAFVEFAQTLKAGSVTPKVEAIVTFALCGFANLSSLAILLGGLGSLAPSRRADIAQLGLRAVAAGTLANLLSGTLAGMLLA
- a CDS encoding SCO family protein — protein: MTGVSRWVTAALLVVAAVLGGLLVMRRAAPGVTAGEALDAPKALPALALVNDRGQATTLAASDGRMRLVFYGFVRCPDVCPATLASLKNMYAALSPEQRSRVQVQFITVDPGHDTPGVMREYLNRFDPAFTGLTGKPGTIDAAAREMFVANVAPMPAEDHSAHMDMEQGKTSSGAANAVQVGAAASVAARIHGDQVSVVDGQGRFVRVYGNLDVVGGDLERDLPGLIRQYAGR